From the Bacteroidota bacterium genome, the window AGGAGACATTGGCAGTAATTTAATATCATTAATCGTAACCGACGAATATGGGAACACTGGAGAGGCCATGGCCGTTGTTATCGTAACAAATCAAAACGCCGAACTAAATGAAAATATTCAAAGTGCTACAGGAGTAAATTAGCAGTACAAGTATTATAATCAAAAACTATAAAAATTAAGGCTGTGTTTAAATTTTATTAAACACAGCCTTTTTATTTATTAATCATCTTTTTTAATTATCCCTAATCGCCTGGCTCTTTCTTTCCATATATTATGAGCTAAAACCCTCATATCCTCTACCATATCCGACTCATCCATAATCTCTATTCCTATAAGGGTCTCCAATACATCTTCCATAGTAACTATTCCTGATACTCCACCATATTCATCAACTACTAAAGCTATATGTTCATTTTTATTTGAAAGCTGATGCAGTAATCGTGAAATATCGGATGTTTCTAAAATAACCGAGATCTCTCTTGAAAAGTCTTTCAATATCACATTTTTATCTCCATTAATTATACTGGCGTAGATTTCATCTTTTAAAACATAACCGGTAATATTATCCACATTAGTATTGTATATAGGTATTCTGGAAAACGGCAATCCTTTGTGCTGCTCAAAAAAATCTTCAATACTTGCATTCTCAGAAGAAGCATTAATTACGGTTCTTGGAGTCATTATATCCTTACTCTTTACAGCCTTGAACCTGTTTAAACTTTCAAGAATTTCGTATTCCTTTTTATCTATGACTCCGGCGGCGGCACCTACCCTGGCCATAATGTAAAATTCTGAACGACTTAAAGTATTATCTCCTTCATTTACCTTCAATTTCCTGGTCAATACCTGACTCATCCATACTAGTGGATAAGTTAATATCATCGTTGCTTTTACGCCGTAAACCGTGAAATCTGTAAGCTGTCTCCAATAATTTGCACCAATAGTTTTAGGTATAATCTCCGAAAGTATCAAAATTCCAAGCGTCATCAGCCCTGCAACAACAGCTTCTATACTAACATTTAACCCGAACAAATTGATATAATTCTCCCCCCACAAACGTGCTGCCTGAGCTCCCACTCCAATAGCTCCTACCGTATGCGCAATGGTGTTTAACGAAAGTATGCCGGCCAAAGGTTTATCAATGTTCTCTTTAAAACCTTTTAGTGTCTTTCCTATCCACTTATCTTCGTTTAATAGAATTTCAACTCTTGACCGGGGAATACTTAAAAGGACGGCTTCCCATATAGAGCATAAAAATGAAAAAACAATTGATAATGAAAAAAATATAATTAA encodes:
- a CDS encoding hemolysin family protein; amino-acid sequence: MTLLIIFFSLSIVFSFLCSIWEAVLLSIPRSRVEILLNEDKWIGKTLKGFKENIDKPLAGILSLNTIAHTVGAIGVGAQAARLWGENYINLFGLNVSIEAVVAGLMTLGILILSEIIPKTIGANYWRQLTDFTVYGVKATMILTYPLVWMSQVLTRKLKVNEGDNTLSRSEFYIMARVGAAAGVIDKKEYEILESLNRFKAVKSKDIMTPRTVINASSENASIEDFFEQHKGLPFSRIPIYNTNVDNITGYVLKDEIYASIINGDKNVILKDFSREISVILETSDISRLLHQLSNKNEHIALVVDEYGGVSGIVTMEDVLETLIGIEIMDESDMVEDMRVLAHNIWKERARRLGIIKKDD